A genome region from Ignavibacteriota bacterium includes the following:
- a CDS encoding zf-HC2 domain-containing protein yields the protein MTKHTTIQIQLYDYIRGGLSDAEQDAVSAHLRTCPACAAEEEELRALITAQGPTPPDPAASLPQEFWNTLLNEVDLRISSHAPAVSWYRRLAVWMAPGPTPQYRIAVSFAAILIVAGSALITWTVMRHAPEPLAPAVADASVVDSSAIVKPTRLQKYLHRSRTLLVGVANMNVPGDQPADLQTERRVSRELVIEARALRQESLDAHSARLINDLEKIQIELANMTPDDVAPGVDMIRQGIESKNLLFKLRIAETLYQQVKYAE from the coding sequence ATGACAAAACATACCACGATCCAGATCCAGCTGTACGATTACATTCGAGGGGGGTTGTCCGACGCGGAGCAGGATGCGGTCTCTGCGCACCTGCGCACATGCCCAGCGTGCGCCGCGGAAGAAGAAGAGTTGCGTGCGCTGATCACCGCGCAGGGGCCAACCCCGCCCGATCCCGCAGCATCGCTTCCGCAGGAATTCTGGAACACGCTCCTGAACGAGGTCGACCTGCGGATCTCATCGCACGCCCCGGCGGTATCTTGGTACCGCCGGCTGGCCGTCTGGATGGCACCAGGCCCCACCCCGCAGTACCGGATCGCCGTCTCGTTCGCAGCCATCCTGATCGTTGCGGGGAGTGCGCTGATCACCTGGACGGTCATGCGTCATGCCCCGGAACCGCTGGCACCGGCCGTAGCTGACGCCAGCGTCGTGGATTCATCGGCCATCGTGAAACCCACCCGTCTCCAGAAATATCTGCATCGGTCGCGCACCCTGCTTGTGGGTGTGGCGAACATGAACGTGCCCGGGGACCAGCCGGCGGATCTCCAGACCGAACGCAGGGTCTCACGCGAACTGGTGATCGAAGCCCGGGCACTCCGTCAGGAGTCGTTGGATGCGCACTCGGCCCGGCTGATCAACGACCTGGAAAAGATCCAGATCGAACTTGCGAACATGACCCCCGACGACGTGGCCCCCGGGGTCGACATGATCCGCCAGGGGATCGAATCGAAGAATCTGCTGTTCAAATTGCGGATCGCTGAAACGCTCTATCAACAGGTGAAGTATGCGGAATAG
- a CDS encoding DUF2911 domain-containing protein, with protein sequence MIQKCLTALLFLCVLVSFSAAKAQDRKILSPRDSVVFAVDTNIVSISYSRPSMRGRVIMGDLIPWGRVWRTGANQATHLRTTFDMVLGGMPVPRGTYMVWTIPGKKGWTMILNKQTGQWGTQYDERQDLARFPVAMRHIAAQVDTFSISIERGKGVSGSIVLRWENTRISVPFERRTHLPTLSPTDSSFARLGGGRLAIRYGRPAVRGRTIWGVVVPWDSVWRTGANLSTAFTTSTDIRIGGTRIPKGSYTLYSIPSQDRFTLIISTRAPGTLPEYDSRLDLVRIPMTGGLTQKTLDRLTIWFDARHGEAVRLNLGWSNRTYSVRLSTR encoded by the coding sequence ATGATCCAGAAGTGTCTGACAGCCCTGCTCTTCCTGTGCGTCCTCGTGTCCTTCAGCGCGGCGAAGGCACAGGACCGCAAGATCCTCAGCCCCCGCGATTCCGTCGTCTTCGCCGTCGACACCAATATCGTGTCGATCTCCTATAGCCGGCCGTCCATGCGGGGGCGCGTTATCATGGGCGACCTCATACCATGGGGCCGTGTGTGGCGGACAGGTGCGAATCAGGCAACCCACCTGCGCACGACCTTCGATATGGTGCTTGGTGGCATGCCCGTTCCGCGCGGGACTTACATGGTCTGGACGATCCCCGGGAAGAAGGGATGGACCATGATCCTGAACAAGCAGACGGGACAGTGGGGCACGCAGTACGATGAGCGGCAGGACCTTGCCCGCTTTCCCGTCGCCATGCGGCACATCGCCGCACAGGTCGATACGTTCTCGATCTCGATCGAACGTGGGAAGGGGGTGTCCGGATCGATCGTTCTCCGTTGGGAGAACACCCGCATCTCCGTTCCCTTTGAACGGCGCACCCATCTTCCAACGCTGAGTCCCACCGATTCATCGTTCGCACGCCTGGGAGGAGGCCGCCTTGCCATCCGCTACGGGCGACCGGCGGTCCGCGGACGCACGATCTGGGGCGTCGTCGTTCCCTGGGATTCCGTATGGCGTACAGGCGCGAATCTGTCCACGGCGTTCACCACAAGTACGGATATCCGGATAGGCGGAACCCGTATCCCGAAGGGATCCTACACGCTCTATTCCATCCCGTCTCAGGATCGCTTCACGCTCATCATCAGCACGCGCGCACCGGGAACCCTCCCGGAATACGACAGCCGGCTTGACCTCGTCCGGATACCGATGACCGGCGGCCTGACGCAGAAGACCCTGGACCGCCTCACGATCTGGTTCGATGCACGCCACGGCGAGGCTGTGCGGCTCAACCTGGGGTGGTCGAACAGGACCTACTCGGTCCGCCTTTCCACCCGGTAG
- a CDS encoding short-chain dehydrogenase gives MDIQGKTVLIIGGWGLVGSAVCRKFMEEHPRRLIVTSLTESEAREAVTDLERLYPDAGKGFFVPWWGNIFVREELKDMPRDRILASKKYRAMIIDDMLEELSGPVLERSSLYKLLQKFKPEIVVDCVNSATGIAYQDIFQSSRRVLKEAKAVQRSRKQKPDKLVEVTEQLICTLYVPQLIRHVQLMYRSMQIAGTKIYLKIGTSGTGGMGLNIPYTHSEERPSRVLLSKSAVAGAHTLLLFLMGRTPDAPITKEIKPTAAIAWKAIGYGDITKRGRGIPLEDCPVSGAVKLGKTLKPHMPGIARARGEQLRSVFIDTGENGYFSRGEFEAISTPGQMEFVTPEEIAESTVFEIRAGNTGHDIINALDNATLAPTYRAGYMFHSALKTMRKLEQDHGVDSVAFEMLGPPRLSKLLYESYLLKVCFGDVRTVARTETSILSRRLLDLIEADDQLRSQIISIGIPILLPDGRSLVRASNIKIPPAQGQDEFPINASSIDRWAHDGWVDLREKNMKHWRQRFTQIIKEVESLPDDETSSRTMHNREYWKNLTEIDPGKVCGWIFTYEEKGKRMKA, from the coding sequence ATGGATATCCAGGGCAAGACAGTCTTGATCATCGGCGGCTGGGGTCTTGTGGGGTCCGCAGTCTGCCGCAAGTTCATGGAAGAACACCCCCGCCGTCTTATCGTCACCTCTCTCACCGAATCCGAAGCACGCGAAGCTGTCACAGACCTCGAACGGCTCTATCCTGATGCAGGAAAAGGGTTCTTCGTCCCCTGGTGGGGGAACATCTTCGTCCGTGAGGAATTGAAGGACATGCCGCGTGATCGCATCCTCGCGAGCAAAAAGTACCGTGCGATGATCATCGACGACATGCTCGAAGAACTGAGCGGGCCGGTGCTCGAGCGCTCAAGCCTGTACAAGCTGCTCCAGAAGTTCAAGCCGGAGATCGTCGTGGATTGCGTGAACTCGGCGACCGGCATCGCCTACCAGGACATCTTCCAGTCGTCGCGCAGGGTCCTGAAGGAAGCAAAGGCCGTTCAGCGGTCGCGCAAACAAAAGCCGGACAAGCTCGTCGAAGTGACCGAACAGCTGATCTGCACGCTGTACGTCCCTCAGCTCATCCGTCATGTGCAGCTCATGTACCGGTCGATGCAGATTGCCGGAACGAAGATCTATTTGAAGATCGGCACCAGCGGCACCGGAGGCATGGGGCTGAACATCCCCTATACCCACAGCGAAGAACGCCCGTCGCGCGTGCTGCTCTCGAAGTCGGCAGTGGCAGGCGCGCACACGCTGTTGTTGTTCCTGATGGGCCGCACGCCCGACGCCCCGATCACCAAGGAGATCAAGCCGACCGCGGCGATCGCATGGAAGGCGATCGGCTATGGTGACATCACGAAGCGGGGCCGCGGCATTCCGCTGGAGGACTGCCCGGTGTCCGGTGCGGTGAAACTTGGCAAGACCCTGAAACCCCACATGCCGGGTATCGCCCGCGCACGCGGGGAACAACTCCGTTCGGTCTTCATCGATACGGGGGAGAACGGCTACTTCTCGCGCGGGGAATTTGAGGCGATCTCCACGCCGGGACAGATGGAGTTCGTGACGCCGGAGGAGATCGCCGAGAGCACGGTGTTCGAGATCCGGGCCGGCAACACGGGCCACGATATCATCAACGCGCTCGACAATGCCACGCTGGCGCCGACATACCGCGCGGGCTACATGTTCCATAGCGCCCTGAAGACCATGCGAAAGCTCGAGCAGGACCATGGCGTGGATTCTGTGGCGTTCGAGATGCTCGGGCCGCCCCGGCTTTCCAAACTGCTCTATGAATCGTACCTGCTGAAGGTGTGTTTCGGCGATGTGCGCACGGTCGCACGTACCGAGACGAGCATCCTCAGCCGGCGTCTGCTCGACCTGATCGAGGCGGACGACCAGCTCCGTTCACAGATCATCTCCATCGGCATCCCCATTCTCCTGCCGGACGGCCGTTCGTTGGTGCGTGCGTCGAACATCAAGATCCCTCCGGCGCAGGGTCAGGATGAATTCCCGATCAACGCCTCCAGCATCGACCGCTGGGCGCATGACGGCTGGGTCGATCTGCGCGAAAAGAACATGAAACACTGGCGCCAACGCTTCACGCAGATCATCAAGGAGGTCGAAAGCCTCCCCGACGACGAGACGAGTTCCCGGACGATGCATAACCGGGAATACTGGAAGAATCTCACCGAGATCGACCCCGGGAAGGTCTGCGGCTGGATCTTCACCTATGAGGAAAAGGGCAAACGGATGAAGGCCTGA
- a CDS encoding YbjQ family protein, with product MDHHMVTTAFTLDGYRVVRTLGIVRGITVRSRSIVGNIGAGIQTIFGGNITLLQELCEKARLEAYGLLLQHANEMGANAIIGMRYDANEVMSGVTEVLAYGTAVVVEKV from the coding sequence ATGGACCATCATATGGTCACCACCGCATTCACGTTGGACGGTTATCGTGTCGTCCGTACTCTCGGTATCGTCCGCGGGATCACTGTTCGTTCGCGCTCCATCGTCGGCAACATCGGCGCCGGTATCCAGACCATCTTCGGAGGGAACATCACCCTCCTGCAGGAGCTCTGCGAGAAGGCACGGCTCGAGGCGTATGGCCTCCTGCTCCAGCACGCCAACGAGATGGGCGCCAATGCCATCATCGGCATGCGCTATGATGCCAACGAGGTGATGTCCGGTGTCACGGAGGTGCTCGCGTACGGAACCGCCGTCGTTGTGGAAAAGGTCTGA
- a CDS encoding EthD family reductase — MITLVALYKRPSDDGEFEKHFLEIHVPLLRQFPGLRALNVVRVTGAPIGESKFSFLVEASFDTRTAMDAALSSREGKAVARDLMAFAADLVTVFHGEPLA, encoded by the coding sequence ATGATCACACTTGTAGCGCTGTACAAACGCCCCTCCGACGATGGGGAATTCGAGAAGCACTTCCTCGAGATCCATGTCCCCTTGCTGCGCCAATTCCCCGGACTGCGCGCATTGAATGTCGTGCGGGTGACCGGCGCGCCCATCGGCGAGAGCAAATTCAGTTTCCTTGTCGAAGCTTCCTTCGACACCCGTACCGCGATGGACGCCGCACTCTCATCGCGCGAAGGAAAGGCTGTCGCACGCGACCTGATGGCCTTCGCCGCCGACCTCGTCACCGTCTTCCACGGTGAACCGCTCGCGTGA
- a CDS encoding PDZ domain-containing protein: MRTLATLVVLLPLVLSGSACGNAEEGPRREAKIRLRTAEDSHRGYLGVGIHDLRPAQAKEMKLAVKTGALVNEVVDDSPAAEAGIMENDVIVEFNKTTIDDAAELTEAVRRTEPGTKTTVTVVRKDQKKTLQVAVGSFPVPRVRALANGVPMPPLHMNVFSSMNAVNGLTLMELNPQLAEYFGASAGKGVLVEEVQKRSAAKEAGFKAGDVILKVGEDEIGEPGDVHGALEGLKEGDSVAVAVLRRGTPLTLHMEVDGIPAAGFYFRHGAPAVPHVSPDMKVFQWDRMELQQDLRKLQEELRSVGREIRGKMEKLRNTVKKEIRSAMS; this comes from the coding sequence ATGCGTACACTGGCAACACTTGTTGTGCTTCTGCCGCTGGTCCTTTCCGGGAGTGCATGCGGCAATGCTGAAGAAGGACCGCGCCGGGAAGCGAAGATCAGGCTCCGCACCGCGGAGGACTCTCACCGGGGCTACCTTGGGGTCGGGATTCATGACCTGCGCCCTGCGCAGGCAAAAGAAATGAAGCTCGCGGTCAAGACCGGAGCACTCGTGAACGAAGTTGTTGATGACAGCCCCGCGGCAGAGGCGGGCATCATGGAGAACGATGTGATCGTGGAGTTCAACAAGACCACGATCGATGATGCCGCGGAGCTTACGGAGGCGGTACGCAGGACCGAACCGGGGACCAAAACCACGGTGACCGTGGTGCGCAAGGACCAGAAAAAGACCCTCCAGGTCGCGGTGGGGTCGTTCCCCGTGCCCAGGGTTCGCGCCCTGGCCAACGGAGTCCCCATGCCACCTCTCCATATGAATGTCTTCTCCTCCATGAATGCCGTGAACGGGCTGACGCTCATGGAATTGAATCCTCAGCTCGCGGAGTATTTCGGGGCATCCGCCGGCAAGGGCGTCCTGGTTGAAGAGGTTCAGAAGAGAAGCGCAGCGAAAGAAGCCGGATTCAAAGCAGGTGACGTGATCCTGAAGGTCGGTGAGGATGAGATCGGGGAACCGGGGGATGTGCACGGCGCGCTGGAAGGACTCAAGGAAGGTGACTCCGTTGCGGTGGCAGTACTCCGCAGGGGCACCCCCCTGACCCTCCACATGGAAGTGGATGGCATCCCGGCTGCGGGCTTCTATTTCCGGCATGGCGCACCCGCTGTCCCCCATGTGTCACCGGACATGAAGGTGTTTCAATGGGACCGCATGGAATTGCAGCAGGACCTGCGGAAATTGCAGGAGGAATTGCGGAGCGTGGGACGGGAAATACGGGGAAAGATGGAAAAGCTCCGCAACACCGTGAAGAAGGAAATACGCTCGGCGATGAGCTGA
- a CDS encoding DUF1573 domain-containing protein has translation MMFHRIAGLVGAILLTSIVGVAQPAIQIVENKSFDFGELLRGTIAEKKVLIKNTGSEVLQLSDIEASCGCTGTAPSQRSIPPGQSAVIAISFNSRNFTGKVHKTVTVHSNATNDPRVVIEFTALVIDEILLTPGHFWFKDAEVGRKSTQVMAIKNNGKEPLKITGWRCQLAGLKLAIPAEPIEPGGSAEVTAEFSPEKVNAILSEGMFLTTSNFRQPEIFIPVYGNVKEFKFQ, from the coding sequence ATGATGTTCCATCGCATTGCAGGACTCGTCGGAGCGATACTCCTCACGTCCATCGTCGGCGTTGCCCAACCGGCCATCCAGATCGTGGAGAACAAGTCATTTGATTTCGGGGAGTTGCTCAGAGGAACGATCGCCGAAAAGAAGGTCCTCATCAAAAACACCGGGAGCGAGGTCCTGCAATTGTCGGACATCGAGGCCTCGTGCGGATGCACCGGCACCGCACCATCGCAGCGCTCGATCCCGCCGGGACAATCGGCCGTCATCGCCATCTCCTTCAACTCGCGCAACTTCACCGGCAAGGTCCACAAGACCGTCACGGTCCATTCCAATGCCACGAACGACCCGCGGGTGGTCATCGAATTCACCGCGTTGGTCATCGATGAGATACTGCTGACGCCGGGACACTTCTGGTTCAAGGACGCGGAAGTGGGCCGGAAGTCCACGCAGGTCATGGCGATCAAGAACAACGGCAAAGAACCGCTGAAGATCACCGGATGGCGCTGCCAGCTGGCGGGACTCAAGCTTGCGATCCCTGCGGAACCCATCGAACCCGGCGGGTCGGCCGAGGTCACGGCGGAGTTCTCACCGGAGAAGGTGAACGCCATCCTTTCCGAAGGGATGTTCCTGACGACCTCGAACTTCCGGCAGCCTGAGATCTTCATCCCGGTATACGGCAACGTCAAAGAGTTCAAATTCCAATAG
- a CDS encoding RNA polymerase sigma factor, giving the protein MPAADEQQLIREAQDGNRSAFRCLVERHMRQAYNVAYGFMQDQEAAHDVVQDALVRAHRALPGFRGDAEFNTWLHRIVTNVALNHIRSRSARSKREVRVDEIPEPGATHDHDIHARQIRDHLDEALRTLPELQRTVVTLRHIEGLSTREVSTMLRCSEGTVKTHLFRGLKKLRQKLQYLQEELA; this is encoded by the coding sequence ATGCCCGCTGCTGACGAGCAGCAGTTGATCCGTGAGGCGCAGGACGGGAATCGTAGCGCATTTCGCTGTCTGGTCGAACGCCACATGAGGCAGGCCTACAACGTTGCATACGGTTTCATGCAGGACCAGGAGGCAGCGCACGACGTCGTGCAGGATGCCCTGGTCCGGGCGCATCGCGCCCTGCCCGGATTCCGGGGCGATGCGGAGTTCAACACCTGGCTCCACCGGATCGTCACCAATGTGGCTCTCAATCATATTCGCTCACGATCGGCCCGCAGCAAACGCGAGGTCCGGGTGGATGAGATCCCGGAACCGGGCGCAACGCATGATCACGACATCCATGCGCGGCAGATACGCGATCATCTTGACGAGGCGCTGCGTACACTGCCGGAATTACAGAGAACGGTCGTCACCCTGCGACATATCGAGGGACTGTCCACGCGGGAAGTGAGCACGATGCTGCGGTGTTCCGAGGGGACCGTGAAGACCCATTTGTTCCGGGGACTGAAGAAACTGCGGCAGAAGTTGCAGTATCTCCAGGAGGAGCTTGCATGA
- a CDS encoding sel1 repeat family protein, producing MRAPLRFVLLTMLIGILSVPVAAQVDRQLPDSPVFKRRSVTTPPLILPSDALYDLWQAFLVSRKANAGDPVAQQELGVRYLLGRGVEADSTKAAYWFFKAAEQNMISSRFNLGILLYHGWGISWNPFESYRAFLISAEAGMHEAEFVVGLHYTENLVVPRDYAAALYWVRKSAESGYAPAKEALPELERAAARDAEQNSAGSDTARSPLALFTESDDDSAAGQALVTSVLTGGDPELRKALGLSSMLEKDIAVDSLRLQGITAAAQAGSPEALALLGRNYEKGLGVRRDVVLACSYYIRALRMDWPRASQLLSRLVQEQGVIPHIRSQARHNDVEAQYVWVALLGLGYEGLLFKEQAMLTTGQAIQMLKAGVERGHVPSMNELALCYYAGRWVGADPAEAYRLWTRSADAGSREGAIRRAVVTLRQDTDTLAQAQALSVLEQAADDGSILAEMALAWCYEKGIGVPVRTSEAVRLYRVAARRGSQDAYRALRRLHDGMRPTETRYHIEEL from the coding sequence GTGCGGGCACCGCTACGCTTCGTCCTGCTGACGATGCTCATAGGGATCCTCAGTGTGCCGGTCGCCGCCCAGGTCGATCGGCAGCTGCCGGATAGTCCCGTCTTCAAACGGCGCTCCGTCACCACACCCCCGCTCATTCTCCCCTCGGATGCACTCTACGATCTCTGGCAGGCCTTCCTCGTGTCGAGGAAGGCGAATGCCGGCGACCCTGTTGCCCAGCAGGAGCTCGGCGTGCGGTATCTGCTCGGGCGGGGTGTCGAAGCTGACAGCACGAAGGCCGCCTACTGGTTCTTCAAGGCTGCCGAGCAGAACATGATCTCCTCCCGCTTCAACCTCGGCATCCTTCTCTACCATGGCTGGGGCATTTCGTGGAATCCGTTCGAATCCTATAGAGCGTTCCTGATCAGCGCCGAAGCGGGCATGCATGAGGCCGAGTTCGTTGTCGGCCTGCACTACACGGAGAACCTGGTGGTGCCGCGCGACTACGCCGCGGCCCTGTACTGGGTCCGGAAGTCCGCTGAAAGCGGCTATGCCCCCGCGAAAGAGGCGTTGCCGGAGCTGGAACGAGCCGCTGCACGCGACGCAGAGCAGAACAGTGCGGGAAGCGACACGGCACGATCGCCACTCGCGCTGTTCACGGAATCCGATGATGACTCGGCGGCGGGACAGGCGCTGGTGACGTCCGTGCTGACCGGCGGTGATCCGGAGTTGCGCAAGGCCCTCGGGTTGTCGAGCATGCTGGAAAAAGATATCGCTGTCGACTCGCTCCGCCTGCAGGGGATCACCGCAGCGGCGCAGGCTGGAAGCCCGGAAGCGCTTGCTCTCCTCGGCAGGAACTATGAGAAGGGTCTCGGCGTGCGGCGGGATGTGGTCCTGGCATGCAGCTACTACATCCGGGCACTGCGTATGGACTGGCCACGAGCATCACAGCTCCTCTCCCGGCTGGTGCAGGAACAGGGCGTGATCCCGCACATCCGCTCGCAGGCGCGTCACAACGATGTTGAGGCCCAGTATGTCTGGGTGGCGTTGTTGGGTCTGGGCTATGAGGGATTGTTGTTCAAGGAGCAGGCGATGCTGACGACGGGCCAGGCGATCCAGATGCTCAAGGCCGGCGTGGAGCGCGGACATGTTCCTTCCATGAATGAACTCGCCCTCTGTTATTATGCGGGGAGGTGGGTGGGGGCCGATCCGGCCGAGGCGTATCGTTTGTGGACGCGTTCGGCTGATGCGGGAAGCAGGGAAGGAGCGATCCGGCGTGCCGTTGTCACCCTCAGGCAGGACACCGACACCCTTGCACAGGCACAAGCCCTGTCGGTCCTCGAACAGGCTGCCGATGACGGGTCGATCCTTGCGGAGATGGCGCTTGCGTGGTGTTATGAAAAGGGGATCGGGGTACCTGTGCGGACCTCGGAGGCGGTGCGGCTGTACCGCGTGGCCGCCCGGCGCGGCAGCCAGGATGCGTACCGCGCGCTGCGCAGGCTTCATGATGGCATGCGTCCGACGGAGACGCGCTACCACATCGAGGAGCTTTAG
- a CDS encoding HEAT repeat domain-containing protein: protein MRNRSDHHTAPRWEWAVRLAMLAVAAFPAETLGQEAPPAAASPFAFVVFTPGPDDPAYTLYREGYAAVLGEQWGPARKSFAELQRRYPGSQFADDAAYWTAYSWKDQDPAKAATLYRRLLRDFPRSPYLDDAVADLRMLEVGQELARMQEFRTVPLARHEIRIGIGQEIGRLREDLGRLRATQEAVEETRLMVFGYGDTIIIRSIPPQRTRTPLQPLDPQARMRLKAMQELGRSGGNGDAPRALKEVVLDPRQPPLLRLSAVHSLGSLRQPEARAALLEIARTDAAPDFQRSAIEVYAQSAPERGKAVEELIGLFRQFSGTEHHRDPRLGTTLYAIASIGDARATDFLAEVARTHPDDDIRNSAVMYLGSMGTERSRAALIQLLREE from the coding sequence ATGCGGAATAGATCAGACCATCATACGGCCCCGCGGTGGGAGTGGGCCGTACGTTTGGCGATGCTCGCCGTCGCGGCGTTCCCGGCGGAAACGCTGGGACAGGAGGCGCCTCCGGCGGCGGCATCACCATTCGCTTTCGTCGTATTCACGCCCGGGCCTGACGATCCGGCGTATACGCTGTACCGCGAAGGATATGCCGCGGTCCTCGGGGAGCAGTGGGGTCCGGCACGCAAGTCGTTCGCGGAACTCCAGCGGCGCTACCCCGGCAGTCAGTTCGCGGATGACGCGGCGTACTGGACCGCGTACTCGTGGAAGGACCAGGATCCCGCAAAGGCAGCGACCCTGTATCGCAGACTCCTGCGCGATTTTCCCCGGAGCCCCTATCTCGACGATGCGGTCGCTGACCTCCGCATGCTCGAGGTCGGCCAGGAACTCGCGCGGATGCAGGAATTCCGCACCGTGCCTCTTGCGCGGCACGAGATCCGCATCGGGATCGGACAGGAGATCGGAAGGCTGCGCGAGGACCTGGGACGGCTGCGCGCGACCCAGGAGGCAGTGGAAGAGACCAGGCTGATGGTGTTCGGGTATGGTGATACGATCATCATCCGCAGCATTCCGCCGCAACGTACGCGCACACCGCTGCAACCGTTGGACCCGCAAGCGCGCATGCGCCTGAAGGCCATGCAGGAGCTCGGACGGTCCGGAGGCAATGGCGATGCTCCCCGCGCACTCAAAGAAGTGGTCTTGGATCCACGCCAACCTCCCCTGCTCCGCCTCTCGGCGGTGCACTCGCTCGGTTCGCTGCGCCAGCCCGAAGCCCGGGCAGCGCTCCTTGAGATCGCCCGGACCGATGCGGCACCGGACTTCCAGCGATCCGCCATCGAGGTGTATGCACAGAGCGCACCGGAACGCGGCAAGGCTGTGGAAGAGCTGATCGGATTGTTCCGTCAATTCAGCGGCACAGAACACCACCGTGATCCCCGCCTCGGCACGACGCTCTATGCCATCGCATCGATCGGTGATGCGCGGGCAACGGATTTCCTGGCCGAGGTCGCACGGACACATCCCGACGACGACATCCGCAACAGCGCGGTCATGTATCTCGGCAGCATGGGCACGGAACGTTCACGGGCAGCGCTCATCCAACTGCTGCGCGAAGAGTGA
- a CDS encoding response regulator yields MTTAPSLDPRYASPQIVSPRILIVEDERIVAGDIRSRLRRLGYSVVDMVSTGEDAIQRADTLRPDLVLMDIRIEGPMDGIEAAEAIRARFDIPVIYLSAYADKQTVERAKVTEPFGYLIKPFEDTELHSSIEVALYKRKTEAQRRALESQLLQAQKMESIGTLVVGLAHNLNNILAIILGYSSRLERTMDDPAKISQSVTAINQAVRRGASLIQQLIGVTTKANLQFASIDVNGLLQDLMHMVIEIFPRTITFHEQLDPVNPFVSADQNQLHQALLNILLNARDALPRGGTITITTRMVNGADLKARFPNPNDGQYVCIEIIDNGEGMDADTLRHAFEPFFTTRDRATSTGLGLSVVYGIVTSHKGYIDIQSTPGTGTHVTLAFPVEPRAPSTLGMPSETLIAQLGGRETILVVEDEEMLRTLVREILTRAGYEVLEAVDGEDGVRMYREHHDRVHLVLLDFGLPKLAGDEVFAELQRINEGVRAVFSTGYVKKDKTDQLMALGARGVVHKPFTVTEMLSTIRRVLDGETI; encoded by the coding sequence ATGACGACAGCACCGTCACTCGACCCCCGCTACGCGTCACCCCAGATCGTCAGCCCGCGCATCCTCATCGTGGAGGACGAGCGCATCGTCGCCGGCGATATCCGTTCGCGTCTCCGGCGACTGGGCTACTCGGTCGTGGATATGGTCTCCACGGGTGAGGACGCGATCCAGCGGGCGGACACCCTCCGCCCCGACCTCGTCCTGATGGATATCCGCATCGAAGGGCCCATGGATGGCATCGAGGCAGCGGAGGCGATCCGGGCCCGCTTCGATATCCCGGTCATCTATCTGTCCGCCTACGCCGACAAGCAGACGGTGGAGAGGGCCAAGGTCACGGAGCCGTTCGGCTACCTCATCAAGCCATTCGAGGACACCGAACTCCACTCGTCGATCGAGGTCGCTCTGTACAAGAGGAAGACCGAAGCACAGCGGCGGGCTCTGGAGTCGCAGCTCCTCCAGGCCCAGAAGATGGAATCGATCGGCACGCTGGTCGTCGGCCTCGCGCACAACCTGAACAACATCCTGGCGATCATCCTCGGCTACTCCTCACGGCTCGAGCGCACCATGGACGATCCCGCCAAGATCTCCCAGAGCGTCACGGCCATCAATCAGGCCGTGCGGCGCGGGGCATCACTGATCCAGCAGTTGATCGGTGTGACCACCAAGGCAAATCTGCAATTCGCGTCGATCGATGTGAACGGCCTCCTGCAGGACCTGATGCACATGGTGATCGAGATCTTTCCGCGGACGATCACGTTTCATGAGCAGCTGGATCCGGTGAATCCGTTCGTCTCCGCCGACCAGAACCAGCTGCACCAGGCCCTGCTGAATATCCTGCTGAACGCCCGTGATGCCCTCCCGCGCGGAGGCACCATCACGATCACCACCCGGATGGTGAACGGAGCGGACCTGAAGGCCCGGTTCCCCAATCCGAATGACGGTCAGTACGTGTGCATCGAGATCATCGACAACGGCGAAGGCATGGATGCCGATACCCTGCGGCATGCGTTCGAGCCGTTCTTCACGACACGCGACCGGGCGACTTCAACAGGGCTCGGCCTGTCGGTCGTCTACGGCATCGTGACGAGCCACAAGGGGTACATCGATATCCAGAGCACCCCCGGGACGGGAACACACGTCACGCTGGCCTTCCCTGTGGAACCACGCGCACCGTCAACCCTTGGCATGCCATCGGAGACACTGATCGCTCAACTCGGCGGCAGAGAGACCATCCTGGTCGTTGAAGATGAAGAGATGCTCCGGACGCTGGTGCGCGAGATCCTGACGCGCGCGGGGTACGAGGTCCTCGAGGCGGTGGATGGGGAGGATGGCGTCCGCATGTATCGCGAACATCACGATCGGGTGCATCTCGTGTTGCTGGACTTCGGGCTGCCGAAGCTGGCCGGGGATGAGGTCTTCGCGGAGTTGCAGCGCATCAACGAGGGCGTACGTGCCGTGTTCAGTACGGGATACGTCAAGAAGGACAAGACCGATCAGTTGATGGCGCTGGGCGCACGGGGGGTGGTGCACAAGCCGTTCACCGTCACCGAAATGCTTTCGACGATCCGGCGTGTCCTGGACGGCGAGACGATCTAA